In Actinoplanes sp. NBC_00393, a single genomic region encodes these proteins:
- a CDS encoding ABC transporter permease: MTTTWRLIRIETVLSVRDKVGPLWGVCFPLVLLVILGSVPSMREPQAVNGGVSTFELYVPVLVLFNLATLALIALPNVLAGYRESGVLRRMQTTPVGPARVLGAQLAANLATAVVAAGLFLAVARLAFGVGLPAAPLSFLIAWLLVAAAVMSIGLLLTALAPGRAQATALGTVLYFPLMFCAGLWIPITQMPPLLRDISHLTPLGAGMRAFQDAYAGDFPSVQPLLILTGYAVVSALAAVRWFRWA, encoded by the coding sequence ATGACCACGACCTGGCGGCTCATCAGGATCGAGACCGTGCTCTCCGTACGCGACAAGGTGGGCCCCCTCTGGGGCGTCTGCTTCCCGCTGGTCCTGCTGGTCATCCTCGGCAGCGTCCCGTCCATGCGCGAACCCCAGGCCGTCAACGGCGGGGTGTCCACCTTCGAGCTGTACGTGCCGGTCCTGGTCCTGTTCAACCTGGCCACGCTGGCGCTGATTGCCCTGCCGAACGTGCTCGCCGGCTACCGGGAGAGCGGGGTGCTGCGCCGCATGCAGACCACACCCGTCGGCCCGGCCCGGGTGCTCGGCGCCCAGCTCGCCGCCAACCTGGCCACCGCGGTCGTCGCCGCCGGGCTGTTCCTCGCCGTCGCCCGCCTGGCGTTCGGTGTCGGCCTGCCCGCCGCGCCGCTCAGCTTCCTCATCGCCTGGCTGCTGGTCGCCGCCGCGGTGATGTCCATCGGCCTGCTCCTCACCGCGCTGGCGCCCGGACGGGCACAGGCCACCGCCCTGGGCACGGTGCTGTACTTCCCGCTGATGTTCTGCGCCGGGCTGTGGATCCCGATCACCCAGATGCCGCCGCTGCTGCGCGACATCAGCCACCTCACCCCGCTCGGCGCCGGGATGCGGGCCTTCCAGGACGCCTACGCCGGTGACTTCCCGTCCGTCCAGCCGCTGCTGATCCTCACCGGCTACGCCGTGGTGAGCGCGCTGGCCGCCGTCCGCTGGTTCCGGTGGGCTTAG
- a CDS encoding sigma factor: MTGSVLEGWRDDNAVFAAARPRLYAVALRVLGDVGDAEDVVQDAWLRWERADRSDVLSPPAFLAVTASRLAINVAVSARRRHETPVGPWLPETVDRGVGPEMAAERQEAVDAAIRLMLERLTATERGSYLLRRAFDYPYRRISEVLQIGIDHARQLVRRAHAAMGGSRRRPVDAVTHRRLVRTFLAAAQTGDLDELEELLAADVRS; the protein is encoded by the coding sequence GTGACCGGGAGTGTGCTGGAGGGCTGGAGAGACGACAATGCGGTGTTCGCCGCGGCGCGGCCGCGGCTGTACGCGGTAGCGTTGCGCGTCCTCGGTGACGTGGGTGACGCCGAGGACGTGGTGCAGGACGCCTGGCTGCGGTGGGAGCGGGCTGATCGCTCCGATGTGCTGAGTCCGCCGGCTTTCCTGGCGGTGACCGCGTCGCGGCTGGCGATCAACGTTGCGGTGTCCGCCCGCCGGCGGCACGAGACCCCGGTCGGCCCGTGGCTGCCGGAGACGGTGGACCGGGGCGTCGGCCCGGAGATGGCGGCCGAACGTCAGGAGGCGGTGGACGCGGCGATCCGGTTGATGCTGGAACGGCTGACGGCGACGGAACGGGGCAGTTACCTGCTGCGGCGGGCGTTCGACTACCCGTACCGGCGGATCTCCGAGGTCCTGCAGATCGGCATCGATCATGCCCGGCAGCTGGTCCGGCGCGCGCACGCCGCGATGGGCGGCAGCCGCCGCCGGCCGGTGGACGCCGTCACCCATCGCCGGCTGGTGCGGACCTTCCTGGCCGCCGCGCAGACCGGTGACCTCGACGAGTTGGAGGAGCTGCTGGCCGCCGACGTACGTTCGTGA
- a CDS encoding helix-turn-helix transcriptional regulator yields MTSGAAARAFRGRRAECAVLDRVAAEVRSGQGRSLLIRGDPGVGKSALLDYIRNRSTGFRVARAAGVESEMELPFAGLHQLCAPMLHLRDRLAEPQNDALAVAFGYRSGTPPNRFLVGVAVLNLLAVVSEDRPLLCLIDDAQWLDQTSAQTLTFVARRLLAERVGVVFSIRESAAGPAWRGLPELRVGGLIDDDARALLESAVPGRLDVQVRDRIVAETRGNPLALLELPRGLTAAEMAGGFGRPDAQPLAGKIERSFAQRLQSLPEPTRKVLLIAAAEPLGDAALLRRATRLLGLPMSAAAPAETAGLIELGSRVRFRHPLVRTAVYRAATPADRQDVHRVLAEATDPAVDPDRRAWHRAHATADTDEDVAADLINSADRAQRRGGVAAVAEFLRCATELTPDPATRGVRALAAAEAQLRCGAFEIALKLLLTAEEGPADELHQARINLIRAQIAFASGHDMAAPRLLLDAGRRFEPLDAALARDTYRDAMGAAILAGGLADGSGVAEVARTVRAGPQPVAYRPGDALLDCLAVLFTDGYRAAAPLTREALRAFHARDTPAAQDQPWLWLAAMNAAIMFDDESWADLSAQHVRVSRSLGDLSTLPLTLNSLVVVQMLAGDRAAAASSVAEIQAIEEATGVALAPYGALTLLAWHGDEAAALPLIEASRRDVEARGEDSGIMVTHWAQALLLNGLGRYPEAVPAARMASAHPIESGVVYWALQELIEAAVRSDQRETALGAYERLAERTRASATDWALGVQARAEALLGTGVTADARYRTAIEHLGRTRLRLELARTHLLYGEWLRRENRRRDARVHLRTAFDMLTAGGADAFAERARRELAAAGDSVAPRATRASDALTVQEAHIARLAGSGLTNAEIGAQLFLSPHTVEWHLRKVFTKLGITSRRQLRPSETG; encoded by the coding sequence ATGACGAGCGGTGCTGCGGCGCGCGCGTTCCGTGGCCGGCGTGCCGAGTGTGCGGTCCTGGATCGAGTGGCCGCCGAGGTGCGCTCCGGCCAGGGACGATCCTTGCTGATCCGCGGTGATCCGGGCGTCGGAAAGTCGGCTTTGCTCGATTACATCCGTAACCGTTCCACGGGCTTCCGGGTCGCCCGGGCCGCCGGTGTCGAGTCGGAGATGGAGCTCCCGTTCGCCGGGCTGCACCAGCTGTGCGCGCCGATGCTGCACCTGCGGGACCGCCTCGCGGAGCCGCAGAACGACGCGCTGGCCGTCGCGTTCGGCTACCGCTCGGGGACCCCGCCCAATCGGTTCCTGGTCGGGGTGGCCGTGCTGAACCTGCTGGCGGTCGTGTCGGAGGACCGGCCGCTGCTCTGTCTGATCGACGACGCCCAGTGGCTGGACCAGACGTCGGCGCAGACGCTGACCTTCGTCGCGCGCCGCCTGCTCGCCGAACGGGTCGGCGTGGTGTTCTCGATCCGCGAGTCGGCGGCCGGCCCGGCCTGGCGAGGGTTGCCGGAGCTGCGGGTCGGCGGGCTGATCGACGACGACGCCCGCGCGCTGCTGGAGTCGGCGGTGCCCGGCCGTCTCGACGTACAAGTGCGGGACCGCATCGTCGCGGAGACCCGCGGCAACCCCCTCGCCCTGCTGGAGCTGCCGCGAGGGCTGACCGCGGCGGAGATGGCCGGCGGCTTCGGCCGGCCGGACGCCCAGCCGCTGGCCGGCAAGATCGAACGCAGTTTCGCCCAGCGCCTGCAGTCGCTGCCGGAGCCGACCCGCAAGGTGCTGCTCATCGCCGCGGCCGAGCCGCTCGGGGACGCCGCGCTGCTGCGCCGGGCGACTCGGCTGCTGGGTCTTCCGATGAGTGCCGCGGCGCCGGCCGAGACAGCCGGGCTGATCGAGCTGGGCTCGCGGGTGCGCTTCCGGCACCCGCTGGTGCGCACGGCGGTCTACCGGGCGGCGACCCCGGCCGACCGGCAGGACGTCCATCGTGTCCTCGCCGAGGCGACCGACCCGGCCGTCGACCCGGACCGGCGGGCCTGGCACCGGGCGCACGCAACGGCCGACACCGACGAGGACGTCGCCGCCGACCTGATCAACTCGGCGGACCGGGCCCAGCGCCGCGGCGGGGTGGCGGCGGTCGCGGAGTTTCTGCGGTGCGCCACCGAGCTGACCCCCGACCCGGCGACACGTGGGGTGCGCGCCCTGGCCGCCGCCGAGGCCCAGCTGCGCTGCGGCGCCTTCGAGATCGCGCTGAAACTGCTGCTCACCGCCGAGGAGGGACCGGCCGACGAGCTGCACCAGGCCCGGATCAACCTGATCCGGGCACAGATCGCCTTCGCCTCCGGGCACGACATGGCCGCGCCGCGGTTGCTGCTCGACGCCGGGCGCCGGTTCGAACCGCTGGACGCCGCGCTGGCCCGCGACACGTACCGCGACGCGATGGGCGCGGCCATCCTCGCGGGCGGGCTGGCCGACGGCTCCGGGGTCGCCGAGGTGGCCCGGACGGTGCGGGCCGGGCCGCAGCCGGTGGCGTACCGGCCCGGCGACGCGCTGCTGGACTGCCTCGCGGTGCTGTTCACCGACGGGTACCGGGCGGCGGCGCCGCTGACCCGCGAGGCGCTGCGGGCGTTTCACGCCCGCGACACGCCCGCGGCCCAGGACCAACCATGGCTGTGGCTGGCGGCCATGAACGCCGCCATCATGTTCGACGACGAGAGCTGGGCGGATCTGAGTGCCCAACATGTACGCGTCTCGCGCTCTCTCGGCGACCTCAGCACCCTGCCGCTCACCCTCAACTCGCTGGTCGTGGTGCAGATGCTGGCCGGTGACCGGGCGGCCGCCGCGTCGTCGGTCGCCGAGATCCAGGCGATCGAGGAGGCGACCGGCGTGGCCCTGGCGCCGTACGGTGCGCTGACGCTGCTGGCCTGGCACGGCGACGAGGCGGCCGCGCTGCCGCTGATCGAGGCGAGCCGCCGCGACGTCGAGGCCCGCGGCGAGGACAGCGGGATCATGGTGACGCACTGGGCGCAGGCGTTGCTGCTCAACGGGCTCGGCCGCTATCCGGAGGCGGTGCCGGCGGCCCGGATGGCGTCCGCGCATCCGATCGAGTCCGGCGTCGTCTACTGGGCGCTGCAGGAGCTGATCGAGGCGGCGGTGCGCAGTGACCAGCGCGAGACCGCGCTCGGCGCGTACGAACGGCTCGCCGAACGCACCCGGGCCAGCGCGACCGACTGGGCGCTCGGGGTGCAGGCCCGCGCGGAGGCGCTGCTGGGCACCGGTGTGACTGCGGACGCCCGCTACCGTACGGCGATCGAGCACCTCGGCCGGACCCGGCTGCGCCTGGAGCTGGCCCGCACCCATCTGCTGTACGGCGAGTGGCTGCGGCGGGAGAACCGGCGCAGGGATGCACGCGTTCATCTGCGTACCGCTTTCGACATGCTCACCGCGGGTGGCGCCGACGCGTTCGCCGAACGGGCCCGCCGCGAGCTGGCCGCCGCCGGCGACTCGGTCGCTCCGCGCGCCACCCGGGCCAGCGATGCGCTGACCGTGCAGGAGGCGCACATCGCCCGGCTGGCCGGCAGCGGGCTGACGAACGCCGAGATCGGCGCCCAGCTGTTCCTCAGCCCGCACACCGTGGAGTGGCACCTGCGCAAGGTGTTCACCAAGCTGGGGATCACCTCGCGCAGGCAACTGCGCCCGTCCGAGACCGGTTAG
- a CDS encoding alpha/beta hydrolase: MTRRRIAAVLLAAGLLVSLQPGPAQSATAKPTVVLVHGAWADASSWSEVIPRLHADGYTVAAVANPLRSLSGDAAYVRAYLESLTGPIVLVAHSYGGAVITNAATGNPNVKALVYVNAFAPDQGESATQLAGPDSALSVDPTTVFDFVPATLPPTPETDLYLKKSTVFASFATGLNAKDKALVAATQRPATLGALNEPSGVAAWRSIPSWYLLGTKDKIIPASAQRAMAQRAGSAVTEYPAGHLGLLSDARTVAQGIERAARGKR, from the coding sequence ATGACCAGGAGAAGAATCGCCGCCGTCCTGCTCGCCGCGGGACTGCTCGTCTCGCTGCAGCCCGGCCCGGCGCAGAGCGCCACGGCGAAGCCCACCGTCGTGCTCGTGCACGGCGCCTGGGCGGACGCCTCCAGCTGGAGCGAGGTGATACCGCGGCTCCATGCCGACGGCTACACCGTGGCCGCGGTCGCCAACCCACTGCGGTCGCTGTCCGGGGACGCCGCCTACGTGCGTGCCTACCTGGAGAGCCTGACCGGGCCGATCGTGCTGGTCGCGCACTCCTACGGCGGCGCCGTGATCACCAATGCGGCCACCGGCAACCCGAACGTCAAGGCGCTGGTCTACGTCAACGCCTTCGCGCCGGATCAGGGCGAGTCGGCGACGCAGCTGGCGGGGCCGGACTCGGCGCTGTCGGTCGACCCGACCACGGTGTTCGACTTCGTGCCCGCCACCCTGCCGCCCACCCCGGAGACCGACCTGTACCTGAAGAAGTCGACCGTGTTCGCGTCGTTCGCGACCGGCCTGAACGCCAAGGACAAGGCGCTCGTCGCGGCCACTCAGCGGCCGGCCACGCTGGGCGCCCTGAACGAGCCGTCCGGCGTCGCGGCCTGGCGCAGCATCCCGTCCTGGTACCTGCTCGGCACCAAGGACAAGATCATCCCGGCGAGCGCGCAGCGGGCCATGGCTCAGCGGGCCGGTTCGGCCGTCACCGAGTACCCGGCCGGGCACCTCGGCCTGCTGTCGGATGCCAGGACCGTCGCCCAGGGCATCGAACGGGCCGCGCGCGGTAAGCGCTAA
- a CDS encoding patatin-like phospholipase family protein — translation MSGLDALPRPVAAVVGGGGVLGSAHVGVGYALEQRGFVPDMIFGTSVGALTGAIAAAHVDSAAPWLDRVWTRLRRHDVFPLGRLATRVSLCADRGLRRLIARAGLPARIEQLPIPFTAVAMDLVTGAEVLLDRGDLESALLASAAIPGIFPPVVRDGRTLVDGGVVAYVPVRAALRAGAASVVVLSIGPESWPLQPIMPPRRPGAIASRAGMMLFHHQIERDLREVSQQIPTVVLPNGVRDWPAPWDFGHSQRLIRTSSAAAGSFIDRLQVDGPGLYRTHTLTATGTGVTR, via the coding sequence ATGAGTGGCCTGGATGCTCTTCCCCGCCCGGTCGCCGCGGTGGTGGGCGGCGGGGGAGTGCTGGGATCAGCGCACGTCGGCGTCGGGTACGCGCTGGAGCAGCGCGGATTCGTGCCGGACATGATCTTCGGTACGTCGGTGGGCGCCCTCACCGGAGCCATCGCCGCCGCCCACGTCGACAGCGCCGCGCCGTGGCTGGACCGGGTGTGGACCAGGTTGCGCCGCCACGACGTGTTCCCGCTCGGGCGTCTCGCCACCCGGGTCAGCCTCTGCGCCGACCGGGGGCTGCGGCGGCTGATCGCCCGGGCCGGGCTGCCGGCGCGGATCGAGCAGCTGCCGATCCCGTTCACCGCGGTCGCCATGGACCTGGTCACCGGCGCCGAGGTGCTGCTCGACCGCGGTGACCTGGAATCCGCGCTGCTGGCCAGCGCCGCCATCCCGGGGATCTTCCCGCCGGTGGTCCGCGACGGCCGGACGCTGGTCGACGGCGGGGTGGTCGCCTACGTCCCGGTGCGGGCCGCGCTGCGCGCCGGGGCGGCCAGCGTCGTAGTGCTGTCGATCGGACCGGAGAGCTGGCCGCTGCAGCCGATCATGCCGCCCCGGCGTCCCGGAGCCATCGCGTCGCGGGCCGGGATGATGCTCTTCCACCACCAGATCGAACGTGACCTGCGTGAGGTGTCCCAGCAGATCCCGACGGTGGTGCTGCCGAACGGCGTACGGGACTGGCCCGCGCCGTGGGACTTCGGCCATTCACAGCGGCTGATCCGCACCTCCTCCGCGGCGGCCGGCAGCTTCATCGACCGGTTGCAGGTCGACGGACCCGGCCTGTACCGGACGCACACATTGACCGCCACCGGAACAGGGGTGACCCGATGA
- a CDS encoding helix-turn-helix domain-containing protein, translated as MTPRLSGDPGIGARIQARRLLRGWSIRYAASRAGLSHATWSRIERGRQAADNRFTLADIAAALDCAPAELTGVPVPAGDRDLVAAHADVHAVRQALVDIDLSEPGEHPATPVAELTRTAALVDSLRQACDYAGAARLLPDLLRGLHAETAGPDREVALRLLCDVTFIASSVLRNLGRPADAWLGAERCRDAAEATGDPVLAGYAAYARATAATACGSYQRGLTLAERAVDELHGHLAQPGAAEMLGSLQLVCALGSRGRRRLDDSRSWLAEAADLAGRTGETTTMGLYFGPTNVAFWQIGIEVDGGDPGRAAQIARDTDPAALPVGFRQVFYFADTARALARLRGRDREAIRFLLAAERLAPQHLHTSAMARETTRALLDRSIRQAGGAELRGLAERLQVAA; from the coding sequence ATGACGCCACGACTGAGCGGGGACCCCGGCATCGGGGCGCGCATCCAGGCCCGCCGCCTGCTGCGCGGTTGGAGCATCCGGTACGCGGCCAGCCGCGCCGGCCTCTCGCACGCCACCTGGAGCCGGATCGAGCGTGGCCGGCAGGCCGCCGACAACCGGTTCACCCTCGCCGACATCGCCGCCGCGCTGGACTGCGCACCGGCGGAGCTGACCGGGGTGCCGGTGCCGGCCGGTGACCGCGACCTGGTCGCCGCGCATGCCGACGTGCACGCCGTACGGCAGGCGCTGGTCGACATCGACCTGAGCGAACCGGGCGAACATCCGGCCACGCCGGTGGCCGAACTGACCCGCACGGCCGCCCTGGTCGACTCGCTGCGCCAGGCCTGCGACTACGCCGGCGCCGCACGCCTGCTGCCGGACCTGTTGCGGGGCCTGCACGCCGAGACCGCCGGGCCGGACCGCGAGGTCGCGCTGCGGCTGCTCTGCGACGTCACCTTCATCGCCTCATCGGTGCTGCGCAACCTGGGCCGCCCGGCCGACGCCTGGCTGGGCGCCGAACGCTGCCGCGACGCCGCCGAAGCCACCGGCGACCCGGTGCTCGCCGGGTACGCCGCCTACGCGCGCGCCACCGCGGCCACCGCCTGCGGCTCCTACCAGCGTGGACTCACCCTGGCCGAACGCGCGGTGGACGAGTTGCACGGCCACCTCGCTCAGCCCGGCGCGGCCGAGATGCTCGGCTCGCTGCAGCTGGTCTGTGCGCTGGGCAGCCGTGGTCGCCGGCGCCTGGACGACAGCCGCTCCTGGCTGGCCGAGGCCGCCGACCTGGCCGGGCGCACCGGCGAGACCACCACGATGGGCCTGTACTTCGGGCCGACCAACGTCGCCTTCTGGCAGATCGGCATCGAGGTGGACGGCGGCGACCCCGGCCGGGCCGCGCAGATCGCCCGCGACACCGACCCGGCGGCCCTGCCGGTCGGCTTCCGGCAGGTGTTCTACTTCGCCGACACCGCCCGTGCCCTGGCCCGGTTGCGGGGCCGCGACCGGGAGGCGATCCGCTTCCTGCTCGCCGCGGAACGACTGGCGCCGCAGCACCTGCACACCTCCGCGATGGCCCGGGAGACCACCCGCGCCCTGCTGGACCGCTCGATCCGGCAGGCCGGTGGCGCCGAGCTGCGGGGCCTGGCCGAACGTCTGCAGGTGGCGGCCTGA
- a CDS encoding macrolide family glycosyltransferase: protein MSTIAFLNIGMHGRVNPTLPVVAELVRRGHSVTYHTSPAFSAEIAAAGAKVHPYPGGDLPLPDPPTPPTLITGLTRTALSLLPTVLAELRDIRPDLIVHDSACPWGSVAASQLGVPAASSFTTFAYNRRTPSPTRASWELLTTPAFLRARLELSRRYRTGKLPFFDLGNIRQPLNLVFTSPEFQLGAADFDDSYRFVGPSIGARPADPSFPADQLKDPVLYASLGTVFAADPQVLRTFAAALAPLGGTVVISTGATDPAALGPLPGNVLALHSTPQPQVLARAAMFVTHGGMNSANEALYAGVPMLVVPQGADQPLVASRVAALGAGLALDPADVSVDAVRARAQRLLDEPVFRAAAAGLRQAQRQAGGARRAADELERRLS, encoded by the coding sequence ATGAGCACCATCGCCTTCCTCAACATCGGCATGCACGGCCGCGTCAACCCGACCCTGCCGGTCGTGGCCGAACTCGTCCGCCGCGGCCACTCCGTCACGTACCACACCTCGCCGGCGTTCAGCGCGGAGATCGCCGCCGCCGGCGCCAAGGTCCACCCGTACCCCGGCGGTGACCTGCCGCTGCCCGACCCGCCGACCCCGCCCACGCTGATCACCGGGCTCACCCGGACCGCGCTCAGCCTGCTGCCGACTGTGCTCGCCGAACTGCGCGACATCCGGCCCGACCTGATCGTGCACGACTCCGCCTGCCCGTGGGGCTCGGTCGCCGCCTCCCAGCTCGGTGTGCCGGCGGCTTCGTCGTTCACCACCTTCGCCTACAACCGGCGGACTCCCAGCCCGACCCGCGCCTCGTGGGAACTGCTCACCACACCCGCTTTCCTGAGGGCGCGGCTGGAGTTGTCGCGGCGCTACCGTACGGGCAAGCTGCCCTTCTTCGACCTGGGCAACATCCGCCAGCCGCTCAACCTGGTGTTCACCTCGCCGGAGTTCCAGCTCGGCGCGGCGGACTTCGACGACTCGTACCGGTTCGTCGGCCCCAGCATCGGCGCCCGCCCGGCCGACCCGTCGTTCCCGGCCGACCAGTTGAAGGACCCGGTTCTGTACGCGTCGCTGGGCACCGTGTTCGCTGCCGACCCGCAGGTGCTGCGAACCTTCGCCGCCGCGCTGGCCCCGCTGGGCGGCACGGTGGTCATCTCCACCGGGGCGACCGATCCGGCCGCGCTCGGCCCGCTGCCGGGCAACGTGCTCGCCCTGCATTCCACACCCCAGCCGCAGGTGCTGGCCCGGGCGGCCATGTTCGTCACGCACGGTGGCATGAACAGCGCCAACGAAGCCCTGTACGCCGGAGTCCCGATGCTGGTCGTCCCGCAGGGCGCCGACCAGCCACTGGTGGCCTCCCGCGTCGCCGCACTCGGCGCCGGGCTCGCGCTCGACCCCGCTGACGTCAGCGTCGACGCGGTGCGTGCTCGCGCCCAGCGGCTGCTCGACGAGCCGGTGTTCCGGGCCGCGGCGGCCGGACTGCGGCAGGCTCAACGGCAGGCGGGCGGCGCGCGGCGGGCCGCCGACGAACTCGAACGCCGCCTGTCATGA
- a CDS encoding ABC transporter ATP-binding protein, which yields MAVIEVNDLHKRYGDTVAVDDVSLAVEEGEIFGILGPNGAGKTTTVECIAGLRAPDRGRITVLGLDPQRDRAELTRQVGVQLQLSHLPERLQVAEALELYSSFYPGPADWRTLMDALDLTAKAKTRYDKLSGGQKQRLSIALALVGNPRIAILDELTTGLDPQARRDTWELIEQVRRGGTTIVLVTHFMEEAERLCDRLALITGGRVATVDTPAGLIEQARAGQRIQFRPSRPFDDALLTDLPDVIRVSRRDDLVIVDGTDDAITAVVMVLAQHQITARRLRVEQASLEDAFVALTGKELQ from the coding sequence ATGGCAGTCATCGAGGTCAACGACCTGCACAAGCGCTACGGAGACACCGTCGCTGTCGACGACGTCTCGCTCGCCGTCGAAGAGGGCGAGATCTTCGGCATCCTGGGCCCGAACGGGGCCGGCAAGACCACGACCGTCGAGTGCATCGCCGGACTGCGGGCCCCGGACCGCGGCCGGATCACCGTCCTCGGGCTCGACCCGCAACGCGACCGGGCCGAGCTGACCCGGCAGGTCGGCGTCCAGCTGCAGCTCAGCCACCTGCCCGAACGGCTGCAGGTCGCCGAGGCCCTGGAGCTGTACAGCTCCTTCTACCCCGGCCCGGCCGACTGGCGCACTCTGATGGACGCCCTGGACCTCACGGCCAAGGCCAAGACCCGGTACGACAAGTTGTCCGGCGGCCAGAAGCAGCGGCTCTCGATCGCGCTGGCCCTGGTCGGCAACCCGAGGATCGCCATCCTCGACGAGCTCACCACCGGCCTGGACCCGCAGGCCCGGCGCGACACCTGGGAGCTGATCGAGCAGGTCCGCCGCGGCGGCACCACGATCGTGCTGGTCACCCACTTCATGGAGGAGGCCGAGCGGCTGTGTGACCGGCTGGCGCTGATCACCGGCGGGCGGGTCGCCACCGTCGACACCCCGGCCGGTCTGATCGAGCAGGCCCGCGCCGGGCAGCGGATCCAGTTCCGCCCGTCGCGGCCCTTCGACGACGCGCTGCTGACCGACCTGCCCGACGTCATCCGGGTGAGCCGGCGCGACGACCTGGTCATCGTCGACGGCACCGACGACGCCATCACCGCCGTCGTCATGGTGCTCGCCCAGCACCAGATCACCGCCCGCAGACTGCGGGTGGAGCAGGCCAGCCTCGAGGACGCGTTCGTCGCGCTCACCGGAAAGGAACTCCAATGA
- a CDS encoding sensor histidine kinase → MDTEVSRELPRPPWVLVTVVPYALLALLTVFAVVDTYTEGGPWQIDLALCALTALWMLAMFPPRPGRLSRPPVMTVLFLGLVLLNAVLVLRQPTFGFLTTAPYIYAFALLPWPWRLPAVSVVAVVAGIAQVSGVAKSDAAGIAITVIVIAVNIVIMTGMAWVLRIEERSHDDLSRANRLLEASLAENNALQTRLLAQAREAGILEERQRMAREIHDTVAQGLTGIITQLQAAEQRHEVPEPWRRPFEAVKQLARDSLTEARRSVDALRPAMLETARLSEALGEAVDHWSTLHGVPVQVTTTGTPRPLAPEAEFALLRTAQEALANIAKHASATRVGVTLSYLEHEVALDVVDDGAGFDPAGPGSGGYGLTIMRQRVEAHSGTLQIESEPGAGTGISARVPLLPTGSHR, encoded by the coding sequence GTGGACACCGAGGTGAGCAGGGAGCTGCCGCGCCCGCCATGGGTGCTGGTGACCGTCGTGCCGTACGCGTTGCTCGCCCTGCTGACCGTTTTCGCGGTCGTCGACACGTACACCGAAGGCGGCCCTTGGCAGATCGACCTGGCCCTGTGTGCCTTGACCGCCTTGTGGATGCTGGCGATGTTCCCGCCGCGCCCCGGCCGGCTGAGCCGGCCGCCGGTGATGACCGTGCTGTTCCTCGGGCTCGTGCTGCTGAACGCCGTGCTCGTGCTGCGCCAGCCCACGTTCGGGTTCCTGACCACCGCCCCCTACATCTACGCCTTCGCCCTTCTGCCCTGGCCGTGGCGACTGCCGGCGGTCTCGGTCGTGGCGGTGGTCGCCGGGATCGCGCAGGTGTCCGGCGTGGCGAAGTCCGACGCGGCCGGCATCGCGATCACCGTGATCGTCATCGCGGTCAACATCGTCATCATGACCGGCATGGCGTGGGTGCTGCGCATCGAGGAACGCTCCCACGACGACCTGAGCCGGGCGAACCGCCTGCTGGAAGCCTCCCTCGCGGAGAACAACGCGTTGCAGACCCGGCTGCTCGCCCAGGCGCGGGAGGCCGGCATCCTCGAGGAACGCCAGCGGATGGCCCGCGAGATCCACGACACCGTGGCGCAGGGCCTGACCGGCATCATCACCCAGCTGCAGGCCGCCGAGCAGCGGCATGAGGTGCCCGAGCCGTGGCGCCGGCCGTTCGAGGCGGTGAAGCAGCTGGCCCGCGACAGCCTCACCGAGGCGCGGCGCTCGGTCGACGCGCTCCGCCCCGCGATGCTGGAGACCGCCCGGCTCAGCGAGGCGCTCGGCGAGGCCGTCGACCACTGGTCCACGCTGCACGGTGTGCCGGTCCAGGTCACCACGACCGGCACGCCGCGGCCGCTGGCGCCGGAGGCGGAGTTCGCCCTGCTGCGGACCGCGCAGGAGGCGCTGGCCAACATCGCCAAGCACGCGAGCGCGACCCGCGTCGGGGTGACGCTGTCCTATCTGGAGCACGAGGTGGCGCTGGACGTGGTCGACGACGGCGCCGGCTTCGATCCGGCCGGCCCCGGCTCCGGCGGCTACGGCCTTACGATCATGCGGCAGCGGGTCGAAGCGCACTCCGGCACGCTGCAGATCGAGTCCGAACCCGGCGCCGGCACCGGCATCTCGGCCCGCGTCCCCCTGCTGCCCACCGGGAGTCACCGATGA